The genomic segment AGCCGCGCACAACGGCTCGCTCAGCAAATCTATTGAAATTTTCGAAAAAGCGACTGCACTCGCGCCTGACAACCCGGAATACCATGCGGAACTGGGGAAGCAACTGCTAGCCGATCAGCAACCCGAGCGCGCTTTGCAGGAGGCGACAAAAACACTGCATCTGTCGCCTTCACAACTTACAACAATCAACACCCTCGGCAGTCTCTTGAGTCACGTTGGCGAGCACGAAAAAGCCCTCGGCTGTTTTCAGCGTGCAGTGCGGTCGCTGCAACGGCGCTCGAACGGAGATACGAGCCTGTCCAGCAAATGGCAGGCAGACCTTTACTTCAACTACGCTGCCTCTCTTCAATTCGCCGGCTGCTTCAAGGAGGCGGCAACAGCATACGAACAGTCCATCAGCATACTACCGTTGTTTTTCAAAGCACATTCGGCTCTGTCTACGCTACGTCAACAAACCGAGGATGATAACCATCTCAGCCGCCTTGATGGGTTGCGCGAGAAAGTTGTCAGCCCACGTGACCAATTACATATTGGGCACGCTATCGCCAAAGAACAGGAAGATCTCGGTCGTTTTGAAGAGGCGTTCGACAGCCTCGTCTGGGCCAAGCAAGCGCAAGCGCACGCGGTTAACTACAGTAGAGAAAAAAGCGACCGGCTGTTCACCGGCATCAGAGATTTATTCAGCGCAGGTGCATTTACAAGCGCCAAAAAAGGTCACGACACCAACGAGCCCATCTTTATCGTCGGCATGCCTCGAACTGGCACCACGCTGACAGAGCAAGTGCTGTCCAGTCACTCTCAAGTATTCGCTGCCGGCGAGTTACCGCTCTTTCCGTTGCAGGTCAAACGTTCCATCGCATCAACGGTCACCGATTTATTCGATCTTGAAACATTTGCCGCATCGCTTGCTACAAATAGCGCCGACCTCGGAGTACATTACATTGAGAGTACTCGTCCACGTACCGGGCATACGGCGCACTTTATCGACAAACTGCCACTCAATTTTCTTTTCCTCGGCCTGATCGGACAAGCGCTGCCAAAAGCAAAAATAATTTGCCTTCGGCGAGACCCTATGGACACTTGTCTAAGTAACTATCGACAGATTTTTGCGGCCAACTTTCTGCATTACCAGTACAACCTCAATCTACTTGATTGCGGTCAGTATTACCTACAGTTCGATCGTACTATGCGACACTGGCATCAAATGATGCCGGGTAGAATTTTCGACCTACACTACGAGTCGCTGGTAAAAAATCCGGCGCCGGTTGTGCGAGACTTACTAAACTACTGCGAATTACCCTGGGAAGAACAATGCCTGTCTTTTCACAGTAAAGAAGGAAGTGTTGCAACACCCAGCGCAGTACAGGTCAGGCAAGGTATGTACGCCACTTCAGTGGATCGCTGGCGGCGTTACGGCGATCAGTTACAGCCTCTTTACGAATTGCTCCAATCAGCCGGCATCTATCGCAGTTAGTCTTGTAACGGTATCCCTTGTTCGGTCAGCCAAGTTGCCACCTCTACGAGATAGCGATCCCGATACTCATTGGACTCCCCCGCCAGATGGTGCCCCGCACCGGGAAGATATACGACACGACTGGCAGGAAATAGCCGCGAGATCACGCCAACATTATACTGCCAGTCAACAGTGAGGTCTGACTCGCCCTGTATGACCAGGGCCGATCCGACACCGAGATCAACGGGCCGCAGCGCCGCAAGCCAGCGCCGCAAAGCCCCCAGCCAGCGCAGAGAAACTCGATGAGACTGCAGCGGATCGACTTTCACAAATTCAAGGAAATCACGATCGGCAGAATTGGGGCCAAACGTGCGCGGCACATAATCGACGAGCTTACTGAGCAGTATATGAGCGGCTTTGATTGCGAACCATTGGGCTGGGCGCACCAGAGGTGCAAGCAAAACGGTCGCGGAAAAAGGCCAATCATACTTGGCAGCATAATCTACCAGAGCGGCACCACCCGTACTTTGAGCCATGGTCCAAAGAGGCAGCGTCGGTAAATTTGCAACAACGAGTACGTCGGCGATTGCGCGACTGTAGTCACCAAAGTCGTCAATAACTGCGGGCTCGCCCGTCGATAATCCGTGTCCGGGCAAATCGACAGACAGTACGTTGCATCCCCGCAACAACGCCCACTCCGCAAGCTTGCCGAACAGGCCAGTGTGATCGAAGTAACCGTGTACAAGAAACAGATTATTAATCGCGCCGGGCTGGACCCAGGAGTGAACGGCAAGGCTATATGAGCCGGAATCAACTCGCCCAACCTTATACCCCACATGAGGCAAGCGCTCGGCAAAATCAATGCCGTAAAACTGACAAAACCTCCCCGCTAGCGCAGGGGCGCTGTCTGTACCAAACAACGGCAACTGAGCCCGTAGAGTCTGCAGCTGTCCTGGTGATAAAGTGACTAGGCTCACTAGTTAACAGTGGGCGCCAACGTCCCCGCGTCATAAGCGGATTGCATGTCTGCCAGCGAACGCACCTTGATCTTGTCCGCATTACCCGCCGTACCAAAGGATTCGTAACGTGCGATACAGATCTCCTTCATGGCCGTTATGGTCTGTGCTAAATATTTGCGCGGGTCAAACTCGGCGGGGTTCTGTGCCATGAAACGACGAATCGCTCCCGTAGAAGCCAAACGCAGATCCGTGTCGATATTCACCTTGCGCACGCCATGGCGGATTCCCTCTTGCACCTGCTCTACAGGAACACCATAGGTTTCAGGAATTTCACCACCGTACTCATTGATGATCGCAAGCCAGTCCTGTGGAACAGCGGATGAACCGTGCATAACAAGGTGCGTACCGGGAATACGGGCGTGTATCTCCTTGATGCGGTCGATGGCCAGGATATCGCCAGTGGGAGGGCGCGTAAACTTGTACGCGCCGTGGCTTGTGCCGCAGGCAATAGCCAGCGCATCTACCTCGGTGGCCTTTACAAATTCCGCCGCCTCTTCCGGGTCCGTCAACATCTGATCATGGGTGAGCTTGCCCTCCGCACCGATACCGTCTTCCTCACCCGCCTCGCCGGTCTCAAGCGAACCCAAGCAACCAAGTTCCCCCTCCACTGATACCCCGCAGGCATGCGACAACTCCACGGCCCTGCGCGTGACAGCCACGTTGTAGTCATAGTCCATGGGAGTTTTACCATCCTCGCCCAGGGAGCCGTCCATCATTACGGAACTGAAACCCAGTTGAATAGAGCGCTGGCACACACCAGCAGAAACGCCGTGGTCCTGGTGAACCACCACAGGAATATGCGGAAACTCGTTCATCGCTGCGTCCATCATCGCACGCAGAAAAGGCGCACCGGCGTATTTTCTGGCGCCCGCACTGGCCTGCATGATCACAGGTGAATTAGTCGCATCGGCCGCCTCCATAATCGCGCGGGTCTGCTCAAGATTGTTGACATTAAAAGCGGGCACGCCGTAGTTGTGTTCTGCCGCATGATCCAGCAATTGTCGCAAACTGATTAATGCCATGGGATATTCCTCTCGCTAGTAAACTATTTCAGATGCCGGGCTTAACCGCCGGCACGCTCTTCCAGTACGGCAACGGCAGGTAGCGTTTTGCCCTCAACATACTCAAGGAAAGCCCCTCCGCCGGTAGAGATATAGGAAATCTTGTCGGCAATTTCAAATTGGTCGATCGCCGCCAAGGTATCGCCACCCCCTGCCAGGGAAAACGCATCGCTGTCTGCAATCGCCAGTGACAGTGTCTTGGTGCCTTGAGCGAACTGTTCGAATTCAAACACACCGACAGGGCCATTCCATAGAATGGTGCCCGCCCCCTTAACAATATCCGCGATTTGCCGCGCAGACTCCGGTCCGATATCAAAAATTCTGTCATCATCGACCACTGCCTCTGCAGCCTTAAGGCTGGCCGGCGCGTCTTCTGCAAACACCTTCCCCGTTATCACATCCCGGGGCAGTGGAATATTTGTCTTTGCCATAAGCGAGCGTGCAGTATCGAGCAGATCGTGCTCACAAAGAGACTGCCCTACCGGGCTGCCACTGGCGGCGAGAAATGTATTGGCGATACCGCCGCCCACGACCAGTTGATCTACTTTTTCAGACAGGGCCTCGAGCACCCTTAACTTGGTAGACACTTTAGACCCGCCGACGATGGCCACCATGGGTCTTGCAGGTTTCGCAAGCGCCTGCTCCAACGCCAACAGCTCGGATTCCAATAGCGGACCGGCACAGGCCATGGGCGCGAACCGGGCCACGCCATGAGTAGACGCCTGTGCGCGGTGTGCCGTACCAAAAGCATCCATTACGAAAATATCACAAAGAGACGCGTAATCTTTTGCAAGCGCCTCATCATCCTTCTTCTCACCAGGGTTGAAGCGCACGTTCTCAAGTAGCGCCACTTCGCCGTCGCCGAGCTCCACGCCGCCGCGCCAGTCGCTGATCAGCGAGACGGGCAGATCGAGCAGCCCCGCCAGATGATCCGCGACCGGGGCCAGTGAAAATTGGCTGTCGAAATCGCCCTCCACCGGACGGCCGAGGTGAGACATTAGAATAACTTTCGCCCCTGCCTCCACCGCGTGCCTGATGGTTGGCAGCGCCGCGCGCAAACGTGCATCGCTAGTGACCGCTCCTGCCTTGATAGGCACATTGAGGTCCTCGCGTATCAACACCCGCTTGCCCCGCAGACTCTGGTCACGCATAACGTCTACTTTCAGTGACATAGGTTTTCTCTCATATTGCGGTGCTGCGCCTGCAGACCCAGCACCGCGCAGCGCATCACGCTCAGACCAGTCCGTGCCAAAACCCCGCCACATCCAACATCCGGTTGGCGTAGCCCCACTCGTTGTCAAACCAGATCAATACTTTTACCAGCCGCGCGCCGCTGACCCGGGTTTGGCTGGCATCAACGATGCCCGAACGGGGATCGTGATTGAAGTCACAGGATGCCAGAAGCTCCTCGGTATAGCCAAGCACGCCGTCAAATCCACTCAGTGACGCGTTCTTCAGAATCTGGTTTATTCCGACAATATCCGTGTCTTCCCTTGTCACCACGGTTAAATCCAGCGCAGAAACATTCAACGTAGGCACCCGCAGTGCCTGTGCCGAGAAGCGGCCCTCCATCATCGGCAGGAGGCGCGTGATTCCCTTCGCCAGCTCGGTATCCACGGGAATCACCGAATGTGATGCAGCACGGGTCTTACGCAGGTCTGTATGGTGGTATGCATCCAGCACGGGCTGGTCATTCATCGCCGAGTGAATGGTAGTGATCGTCCCCGTTTCAATACCGACAGCCTCGTCCAAAGCCTGAATTACCGGCACGATCGCATTAGTGGTACAGGACGCGTTAGACACAATACGCTGGCTCGCATGCAGCTTTTTGTGGTTGACCCCAAAAACCACGGTTTCGTCCACGTCGATCTCTGCAGGCTGAGAGAACAGGACTTTGTGCGCACCGCGATCAAGATGAAGCTGTGCCGTGGCTCGATCCGAGAAAGCGCCGCTGCATTCCAGCACCATGTCCACTCCAAGGTCTCCCCAGGGAAGAGCCTCCGTACCCTCGTGATTCAGCAATGCGATAGTGTCATCACCCACGAACAAACTGCGTTGATCGCCTTCCAGCGGCAGCGGAAACCTGCCATGGGTAGAATCATAGCGGGTGAGGTGCAGGATGGTGCCCGCATCGGCGAGTTCGTTAATGGCGACAACTTGCATATCTTCGCCGGGCGCGCGTTCGTAGAGGGCGCGCAGGATGCTGCGCCCAATTCTGCCGTAGCCGTTAATCCCCAGGCGCAACATAGAATGATGTCCTACAAAAGGTCTTCAACGACGGCAACCACGTTCTCAGGGGTAAACCCGAAGTGACGCATCAACTCGCCGCCGGGTGCAGATTCGCCAAAGGTGGTCATGCCCACAACGCGCCCGTCCAGGCCCACGTATTTGTACCAAAAATCTGCATGCAACGCCTCTACAGCAACCCTGGGCAGCACGTCACTGGGCAACACCGATTCCCGATAGGCCGCATCCTGCTGCTCAAACAGCTCTGCGCAGGGCATGGAAACAACGCGAGCCTGCTTGCCGTTCGCTGTTAACTGGTCAGAGGCATCCATCGCCAACTGAACCTCGGACCCGGTCGCTATCAGAAGAACGTCAGGGGCACCAATACAATCGCGCAGGACATAGGCGCCTTTGCTAATATCCGCCAGCTGCCGCGCATCACGCGACTGATGGGGCAGGCCCTGGCGAGAGAATACCAGGGCCGCCGGGCCGTCACGACGCTCGATAGCTGATTTCCAAGCCACAGCAGATTCCACCGCGTCACAAGGGCGCCAGGTATGCAGATTGGGAGTGGCGCGCAGGCTAGACAGCTGCTCTACCGCTTGGTGGGTAGGGCCATCTTCACCCAGGCCAATGGAGTCATGGGTGAAAACGAATATCGACTGTTGCCGCATCAATGCCGCCATGCGCACCGCATTGCGGGCGTACTCCATAAAGATCAGGAAGGTCGCGCCGTAATTAATGAAACCACCGTGCAGCGCGAGCCCGTTCATCATCGCCGCCATGCCGAACTCGCGCACCCCGTAGTAGATGTAGTTACCATCCGCATCGTCCGCGGAAATACCCTTTGAGCCGCTCCACAGGGTCAGGTTGGAACCTGCCAAGTCGGCGGAACCGCCGACCAATTCGGGCAATAGTGGTCCATAGGCATTCAGGCAGTTCTGGGAGGCCTTACGCGAGGCAAGCGTGACGCCCTCATCCTGACATTGCGCAATATACGCGTCGGCCTGTTCGGCAAAGTCCTGCGGCAACTCACCGGCCAGTCGCCGCTGTAATTCTTTCGCCAGTTCCGGGTGGGCCTTGGAGTAGCCCGCCATGACACTGTTCCATTCCGTCTCGTTGGTAGACCCGCGCTGACGCGCATCCCAGCCAGCGTAAATCTCCTCGGGCACATCAAATGGCGCATGCTCCCAGCCCAATGCCTCACGGGTGGCTGCCACCTCGTCTTCACCCAGGGCTGCACCGTGCACTGATCCGGTACCCTCCTTGTTCGGCGACCCCTTACCAATAACGGTTTTACAGCAGACCAGCACTGGTTTGTCGCCAACACCACGAGCTTTTTTGATAGCGCGGCCAATGGCCTCCGGGTCATGGCCGTCGACTGACTCAATCACGTCCCAGCCATAGGCTCGAAAGCGCGACGGTGTATCGTCGGTGAACCAGCCCTGCACCTCCCCATCAATCGAAATGCCATTGTCGTCGTAAAAGGCAATCAGGTTACCCAGACCCAGTGTGCCCGCGAGGGAGCAAACCTCGTGTGAAATACCCTCCATCAGACAGCCGTCACCAAGAAACACGTACGTATTGTGATCAATGATCTGATACCCGGGCCGATTGAACTTCGCCGCCAGCACTTTTTCTGCCAAGGCCATGCCCACGGCATTGGCCAGCCCCTGTCCAAGGGGTCCGGTGGTGGTCTCCACGCCCGGCGTGTAGCCCACTTCGGGGTGACCGGGTGTTTTGCTGTGCAACTGACGGAAGTTTTTTAATTCC from the Candidatus Marimicrobium litorale genome contains:
- a CDS encoding tetratricopeptide repeat-containing sulfotransferase family protein produces the protein MNPEKQQIATLHDAARKAMAAGQLRAVHEHCLAILQIDPTFADAWFLCGVVAAHNGSLSKSIEIFEKATALAPDNPEYHAELGKQLLADQQPERALQEATKTLHLSPSQLTTINTLGSLLSHVGEHEKALGCFQRAVRSLQRRSNGDTSLSSKWQADLYFNYAASLQFAGCFKEAATAYEQSISILPLFFKAHSALSTLRQQTEDDNHLSRLDGLREKVVSPRDQLHIGHAIAKEQEDLGRFEEAFDSLVWAKQAQAHAVNYSREKSDRLFTGIRDLFSAGAFTSAKKGHDTNEPIFIVGMPRTGTTLTEQVLSSHSQVFAAGELPLFPLQVKRSIASTVTDLFDLETFAASLATNSADLGVHYIESTRPRTGHTAHFIDKLPLNFLFLGLIGQALPKAKIICLRRDPMDTCLSNYRQIFAANFLHYQYNLNLLDCGQYYLQFDRTMRHWHQMMPGRIFDLHYESLVKNPAPVVRDLLNYCELPWEEQCLSFHSKEGSVATPSAVQVRQGMYATSVDRWRRYGDQLQPLYELLQSAGIYRS
- a CDS encoding alpha/beta hydrolase; translated protein: MSLVTLSPGQLQTLRAQLPLFGTDSAPALAGRFCQFYGIDFAERLPHVGYKVGRVDSGSYSLAVHSWVQPGAINNLFLVHGYFDHTGLFGKLAEWALLRGCNVLSVDLPGHGLSTGEPAVIDDFGDYSRAIADVLVVANLPTLPLWTMAQSTGGAALVDYAAKYDWPFSATVLLAPLVRPAQWFAIKAAHILLSKLVDYVPRTFGPNSADRDFLEFVKVDPLQSHRVSLRWLGALRRWLAALRPVDLGVGSALVIQGESDLTVDWQYNVGVISRLFPASRVVYLPGAGHHLAGESNEYRDRYLVEVATWLTEQGIPLQD
- the fba gene encoding class II fructose-bisphosphate aldolase (catalyzes the reversible aldol condensation of dihydroxyacetonephosphate and glyceraldehyde 3-phosphate in the Calvin cycle, glycolysis, and/or gluconeogenesis), producing MALISLRQLLDHAAEHNYGVPAFNVNNLEQTRAIMEAADATNSPVIMQASAGARKYAGAPFLRAMMDAAMNEFPHIPVVVHQDHGVSAGVCQRSIQLGFSSVMMDGSLGEDGKTPMDYDYNVAVTRRAVELSHACGVSVEGELGCLGSLETGEAGEEDGIGAEGKLTHDQMLTDPEEAAEFVKATEVDALAIACGTSHGAYKFTRPPTGDILAIDRIKEIHARIPGTHLVMHGSSAVPQDWLAIINEYGGEIPETYGVPVEQVQEGIRHGVRKVNIDTDLRLASTGAIRRFMAQNPAEFDPRKYLAQTITAMKEICIARYESFGTAGNADKIKVRSLADMQSAYDAGTLAPTVN
- a CDS encoding phosphoglycerate kinase, giving the protein MSLKVDVMRDQSLRGKRVLIREDLNVPIKAGAVTSDARLRAALPTIRHAVEAGAKVILMSHLGRPVEGDFDSQFSLAPVADHLAGLLDLPVSLISDWRGGVELGDGEVALLENVRFNPGEKKDDEALAKDYASLCDIFVMDAFGTAHRAQASTHGVARFAPMACAGPLLESELLALEQALAKPARPMVAIVGGSKVSTKLRVLEALSEKVDQLVVGGGIANTFLAASGSPVGQSLCEHDLLDTARSLMAKTNIPLPRDVITGKVFAEDAPASLKAAEAVVDDDRIFDIGPESARQIADIVKGAGTILWNGPVGVFEFEQFAQGTKTLSLAIADSDAFSLAGGGDTLAAIDQFEIADKISYISTGGGAFLEYVEGKTLPAVAVLEERAGG
- a CDS encoding glyceraldehyde 3-phosphate dehydrogenase NAD-binding domain-containing protein, which encodes MLRLGINGYGRIGRSILRALYERAPGEDMQVVAINELADAGTILHLTRYDSTHGRFPLPLEGDQRSLFVGDDTIALLNHEGTEALPWGDLGVDMVLECSGAFSDRATAQLHLDRGAHKVLFSQPAEIDVDETVVFGVNHKKLHASQRIVSNASCTTNAIVPVIQALDEAVGIETGTITTIHSAMNDQPVLDAYHHTDLRKTRAASHSVIPVDTELAKGITRLLPMMEGRFSAQALRVPTLNVSALDLTVVTREDTDIVGINQILKNASLSGFDGVLGYTEELLASCDFNHDPRSGIVDASQTRVSGARLVKVLIWFDNEWGYANRMLDVAGFWHGLV
- the tkt gene encoding transketolase, whose translation is MPSHRARLANAIRALSMDAVQRANSGHPGAPMGMADIAEVLWNDFMRHNPANPAWANRDRFVLSNGHGSMLIYSLLHLTGYDLPIEELKNFRQLHSKTPGHPEVGYTPGVETTTGPLGQGLANAVGMALAEKVLAAKFNRPGYQIIDHNTYVFLGDGCLMEGISHEVCSLAGTLGLGNLIAFYDDNGISIDGEVQGWFTDDTPSRFRAYGWDVIESVDGHDPEAIGRAIKKARGVGDKPVLVCCKTVIGKGSPNKEGTGSVHGAALGEDEVAATREALGWEHAPFDVPEEIYAGWDARQRGSTNETEWNSVMAGYSKAHPELAKELQRRLAGELPQDFAEQADAYIAQCQDEGVTLASRKASQNCLNAYGPLLPELVGGSADLAGSNLTLWSGSKGISADDADGNYIYYGVREFGMAAMMNGLALHGGFINYGATFLIFMEYARNAVRMAALMRQQSIFVFTHDSIGLGEDGPTHQAVEQLSSLRATPNLHTWRPCDAVESAVAWKSAIERRDGPAALVFSRQGLPHQSRDARQLADISKGAYVLRDCIGAPDVLLIATGSEVQLAMDASDQLTANGKQARVVSMPCAELFEQQDAAYRESVLPSDVLPRVAVEALHADFWYKYVGLDGRVVGMTTFGESAPGGELMRHFGFTPENVVAVVEDLL